The sequence GAATGAAGAAAAGATGCAAGGTGCTAATATGGCTGTGATCTTTGGTGTTTCTTATCTTTTGAGTGTTTTTCTTGCTGCTGGAATTAGTTCTATAGTCATTCACCAGGGGCACATTTATTCTGTTTTGATGAATGAGCCCGGGTTTAAAGACCCCAACTCTGAAGTAGGATTGTATATTTCTGCTTTTATGGAAAACTATGGAGATAATTTTCGGAGCTTCAAACACGGAGCATTTCACGGAGCATTGGGCGCTTTGCTTTTTGCCCTGCCTGTTTTGGGCATCAATGCATTGTTTGAAAGAAAAAGCTTTAAGTATATTGCATTGAACACCGGTTATTGGATAGTGACTTTTGCGCTTATGGGCGGGATTATTTGTCAATTTGCTTGATCTGAAATCAATTTAAATTTGATGTAAAGCCCGGTTGATGCCGGGTTTTTTATTTATAAAAAAATAAATTCGCAGTTAAAACTGTATATTTCTTCATTCTGATGAAAAACAAAAAGTGGATAAATTTTAGATTACTGTTTAGAAGGATAACATCCTGGCGTTTGCTGA is a genomic window of Chitinophagales bacterium containing:
- a CDS encoding DUF1761 domain-containing protein, with the protein product MFNIPIILAAALVPMVVGFIWYNPKVFGTAWMKVADMNEEKMQGANMAVIFGVSYLLSVFLAAGISSIVIHQGHIYSVLMNEPGFKDPNSEVGLYISAFMENYGDNFRSFKHGAFHGALGALLFALPVLGINALFERKSFKYIALNTGYWIVTFALMGGIICQFA